One region of bacterium genomic DNA includes:
- the gyrA gene encoding DNA gyrase subunit A — MSTIEKLVPRNIEDEMRECYIDYSMSVIVSRAIPDVRDGLKPVHRRVLFGMNELGMSYNKPYKKSARIVGEVLGKYHPHGDTAVYDTIVRMAQPFSLRYMLVDGQGNFGSIDGDSPAAMRYTECRLSRIAEEMLRDLEKNTVNFVPNFDDTLKMPEVLPAVMPNLLVNGSTGIAVGMATNIPPHNLTEVVDGLHALIDDPEITIKDLMKHIKGPDFPTAGIINGVAGIKEAYETGRGKIIIRARANIETNKNNRQSIIITELPYTVNKANLVEKISDLVREKKVEDISALRDESDRDGIRVVIELKRDANAQVVMNNLFKHTQMQTTFGIIILALVDGRPMVLNLKQTLQHFIDHRHEVVQRRTQFELEAAERRAHILEGLKIALENIDAIIQLIKKSKDPAVAKEGLMKKYKLSEIQATEILKMQLQRLTNLEVEKIENEYRDVIKLIEKLKGILASKAKRMAIIKDELADIRKTFGDERRTEILKKEVEEIDFEDTIAEEEVVVTISRQGYIKRFPVSGYRRQGRGGQGVSGGQTKDDDFIEHLFVASTHEYIMFFTNKGRCYWLKVYEVPELSKTARGKHISNLIEQQSDEKIRAVINVKEFSDQLSVLMVTKEGVIKRSNLSEYSNPRKGGIIAITIEKNDDLVDAQLTDLKQDVLLGTHDGIAIRFHGEEVREMGRSARGVTGINLEKGDYVVGMVSLKRENGTILVVSDMGYGKRSEVGDYRTTRRGGKGIISMKATDKTGAMIAIREVVDNEDLMIITQNGMVIRLKMADIRTMGRNTQGVRLVKLKEDDTISDITSIKEEESEEAQD, encoded by the coding sequence ATGTCCACTATAGAAAAACTTGTTCCGCGTAATATCGAAGACGAGATGCGGGAATGTTACATCGATTATTCGATGTCCGTCATTGTGTCCCGTGCGATTCCGGATGTGCGCGACGGATTGAAACCGGTGCATCGCCGCGTGCTTTTTGGTATGAATGAACTCGGCATGTCTTACAATAAGCCGTATAAAAAATCGGCGCGTATCGTCGGTGAAGTGCTTGGTAAATACCACCCGCACGGCGACACGGCCGTGTACGATACGATCGTTCGTATGGCCCAACCTTTTTCGCTGCGCTATATGCTGGTGGATGGGCAGGGTAATTTCGGTTCGATTGACGGCGATTCGCCGGCCGCCATGCGTTATACGGAGTGCCGCTTGTCCCGTATCGCTGAAGAAATGTTGCGCGATCTCGAAAAAAACACGGTTAATTTTGTACCCAATTTTGACGATACGCTCAAAATGCCGGAAGTGCTTCCGGCGGTTATGCCGAATTTGCTGGTCAACGGTTCTACCGGTATTGCCGTCGGTATGGCGACCAATATTCCTCCGCATAATCTGACGGAGGTGGTGGACGGATTGCATGCGTTGATCGACGATCCGGAAATCACGATCAAAGATTTGATGAAGCATATCAAAGGACCGGATTTTCCGACGGCCGGCATCATCAATGGCGTGGCGGGTATCAAAGAAGCCTACGAAACAGGCCGCGGTAAAATCATCATCCGCGCGCGCGCCAATATCGAGACCAATAAAAATAATCGGCAAAGCATTATTATCACCGAACTCCCGTACACGGTGAATAAAGCGAATCTTGTCGAAAAAATTTCCGATCTCGTGCGTGAGAAAAAAGTCGAAGATATCAGCGCTCTGCGCGACGAATCCGATCGCGACGGTATCCGCGTAGTGATCGAACTGAAGCGTGATGCCAATGCGCAAGTGGTGATGAATAACCTCTTCAAGCATACGCAGATGCAAACGACGTTCGGTATTATCATTCTGGCGCTTGTGGACGGACGCCCGATGGTCCTCAATCTTAAGCAAACGCTTCAGCATTTCATTGACCATCGCCACGAAGTGGTGCAACGCCGTACGCAATTCGAACTCGAAGCCGCAGAACGCCGTGCGCACATTTTAGAAGGCTTAAAAATAGCGCTTGAGAATATTGATGCGATCATTCAGCTGATCAAAAAGTCCAAAGATCCTGCCGTGGCTAAAGAAGGCTTGATGAAAAAATACAAGCTTTCCGAAATTCAGGCGACGGAAATTCTCAAAATGCAGCTCCAGCGCCTTACGAACCTGGAAGTCGAAAAAATCGAAAACGAATACCGTGACGTGATCAAGCTTATTGAAAAGCTCAAAGGTATTCTCGCCAGCAAAGCCAAACGTATGGCGATCATCAAAGATGAATTGGCGGATATTCGTAAAACGTTCGGCGATGAACGCCGTACGGAGATCCTCAAAAAAGAAGTTGAAGAAATTGACTTTGAAGATACGATCGCTGAAGAAGAAGTGGTTGTCACCATTTCGCGGCAGGGTTATATCAAGCGCTTCCCTGTGAGCGGTTATCGTCGCCAGGGCCGCGGAGGTCAAGGTGTATCCGGCGGTCAGACCAAGGATGATGATTTTATCGAGCATCTTTTTGTTGCTTCCACGCACGAATACATCATGTTCTTTACCAACAAGGGCCGTTGTTATTGGCTGAAGGTGTATGAAGTGCCTGAGCTTAGTAAAACGGCGCGCGGTAAACACATCAGTAACCTGATCGAACAGCAATCGGACGAGAAAATCCGTGCCGTGATCAATGTCAAAGAATTCAGTGATCAATTGTCCGTATTGATGGTAACCAAAGAAGGTGTCATCAAACGTTCCAATCTTTCCGAATACAGCAATCCCCGCAAAGGCGGTATCATCGCTATTACCATCGAGAAAAACGATGATCTTGTAGACGCTCAGTTGACTGATCTTAAGCAAGATGTATTGCTCGGAACGCATGACGGTATCGCTATTCGTTTCCACGGTGAAGAAGTTCGTGAAATGGGTCGCTCGGCGCGCGGCGTCACCGGTATCAATTTGGAAAAAGGTGATTATGTGGTCGGCATGGTCTCACTCAAACGTGAAAACGGTACGATCCTTGTCGTTTCCGATATGGGTTATGGCAAACGCAGCGAAGTCGGCGATTATCGCACCACACGCCGCGGCGGAAAAGGTATCATCTCAATGAAAGCCACCGACAAAACCGGGGCCATGATTGCTATCCGTGAAGTGGTGGACAATGAAGATCTGATGATCATCACGCAAAACGGTATGGTCATTCGCCTCAAAATGGCGGACATTCGTACGATGGGCCGTAATACCCAAGGCGTTCGTCTCGTCAAACTGAAAGAAGACGACACGATTTCAGATATTACAAGTATCAAAGAAGAAGAATCGGAGGAGGCGCAGGACTGA
- a CDS encoding nucleotidyltransferase, with amino-acid sequence MLLDEALIAIATQLNEASIPYMIVGGQAAIYYGETRFTKDIDVTMRLLPDQCEDVLKKLTAFESMTDHPETFARDTWVLPLRHRSTGIKVDLIFSATQFEYDAITNGQRKQIRGTEVNFIAPEYLIVQKLIAGRPKDVDDVQKIIQVQKDRLNIRRIEQMIRQFDDELGQTDFFQLWKTTIKIDIK; translated from the coding sequence ATGTTGCTTGACGAAGCGTTGATCGCTATCGCAACACAGCTGAATGAGGCTTCTATCCCGTACATGATTGTCGGAGGTCAGGCGGCCATTTATTACGGCGAAACGCGTTTTACAAAAGATATTGATGTGACGATGCGACTGTTGCCGGATCAATGCGAAGATGTTCTTAAAAAATTGACGGCGTTTGAGTCTATGACGGATCATCCCGAAACATTCGCTCGGGATACGTGGGTTTTACCGTTGAGGCATCGATCAACCGGAATAAAAGTGGATCTTATTTTTAGCGCGACGCAGTTTGAATATGATGCGATTACTAACGGTCAACGGAAACAGATTAGAGGAACGGAAGTTAATTTTATAGCTCCGGAGTATTTGATTGTTCAGAAACTTATTGCCGGACGCCCTAAGGATGTTGACGATGTTCAGAAAATTATACAAGTACAGAAGGATAGACTCAATATCCGACGAATCGAACAAATGATAAGGCAATTTGACGACGAGCTAGGGCAGACAGATTTTTTTCAGCTTTGGAAAACTACTATTAAAATTGATATAAAGTAA
- the gyrB gene encoding DNA topoisomerase (ATP-hydrolyzing) subunit B, with amino-acid sequence MAEKEQKKTGAKYDAENIQVLEGLEHVRRRPAMYIGDVSTRGLHHLVYEIVDNSIDEAMAGYCTEINVSINEDNSITVVDNGRGIPVDMHPTEKKPAVEVVMTVLGAGGKFDKNTYKVSGGLHGVGASVVNALSEWCEVEVRRNGKMYRQKYKAGRSTTKVDEVGKSKESGTTTTFMADSTIFKKIVYTFDTLSARMRELAFLNRNLKITLEDKREKNRREEYHYEGGISQFVQYLDESRTALMKKPIYIETEKENVPVEIAFQYNDSYNENVFSYVNNINTVEGGTHLSGFRTALTRTLNNYATKNNLVKEKEGISIQGDDTREGLTAIISVKIAEPQFEGQTKTKLGNSEVKGIVEQAVGEGLMEFLEKSPGVAKQIIDKCLQAARAREAARKARDLTRKKNMLESSGLPGKLADCSISDPQYCEIYLVEGDSAGGSAKQGRDRRFQAILPLKGKILNVEKARLDKMLSNEEILTIVSAIGTGIGTDDFNLANLRYGKVIIMTDADVDGAHIRTLLLTFFFRHMRQLVENGNLYIAQPPLYRLKKGKEEKYAFDDEEKAAMLKQWGAKEEDTNIQRYKGLGEMNPEQLWSTTMDPDKRVMMQVTIEDAATADHVFSTLMGDAVEPRRKFIEDNAKYVRNLDV; translated from the coding sequence ATGGCAGAAAAAGAACAGAAAAAAACCGGCGCAAAATACGACGCTGAAAATATTCAGGTTCTCGAAGGACTAGAGCACGTTCGTCGTCGTCCCGCGATGTATATCGGCGATGTCAGTACCCGCGGTTTGCACCATCTGGTGTATGAAATTGTTGATAACTCCATTGACGAAGCGATGGCCGGTTATTGCACGGAGATCAATGTTTCCATCAATGAAGATAATTCGATCACCGTCGTGGACAATGGCCGCGGTATTCCCGTGGACATGCACCCGACGGAAAAGAAACCTGCGGTCGAAGTCGTTATGACCGTGCTAGGCGCCGGCGGTAAGTTTGACAAAAATACGTACAAAGTCTCCGGCGGTTTGCACGGTGTCGGTGCGTCCGTCGTCAATGCGCTTTCCGAATGGTGCGAAGTCGAAGTGCGCCGAAACGGAAAGATGTATCGTCAGAAATACAAAGCCGGTCGTTCGACGACCAAAGTTGACGAAGTGGGCAAGTCCAAAGAAAGCGGTACGACAACGACGTTTATGGCGGACAGTACGATTTTCAAAAAAATCGTGTACACTTTTGACACATTGTCCGCACGTATGCGCGAACTGGCATTTCTCAACCGCAATCTGAAAATCACGCTGGAAGATAAACGCGAAAAGAATCGTCGCGAAGAATACCACTACGAAGGCGGCATTTCGCAGTTCGTCCAATATCTTGACGAATCGCGTACGGCGCTGATGAAAAAACCGATCTATATCGAAACCGAAAAAGAAAACGTGCCGGTCGAGATTGCATTTCAGTACAACGATTCCTACAACGAAAACGTATTCAGCTACGTCAATAACATCAATACCGTCGAAGGCGGCACGCACCTTTCCGGTTTTCGTACAGCGCTTACGCGTACTCTGAATAATTACGCGACTAAAAACAATCTGGTCAAAGAAAAAGAAGGCATCTCGATTCAGGGCGATGATACCCGCGAAGGTCTGACAGCGATTATCAGCGTTAAGATCGCCGAGCCGCAATTTGAAGGGCAAACCAAAACCAAACTGGGTAATAGCGAAGTTAAGGGTATCGTGGAACAAGCTGTCGGCGAAGGTCTGATGGAGTTTCTCGAAAAGAGTCCCGGTGTTGCCAAACAGATTATTGATAAGTGTCTTCAGGCCGCGCGTGCCCGCGAAGCTGCACGTAAAGCGCGTGATCTTACGCGTAAGAAAAACATGCTGGAGTCATCCGGTCTTCCCGGAAAATTAGCCGATTGCTCCATCAGCGATCCGCAATATTGTGAAATTTATCTCGTCGAGGGTGATTCCGCCGGCGGCTCGGCCAAGCAAGGCCGTGATCGTCGTTTTCAGGCAATTCTCCCCCTGAAAGGTAAAATCCTCAACGTCGAAAAAGCGCGTCTCGATAAAATGCTTTCCAATGAGGAAATTCTTACCATCGTAAGCGCGATCGGCACGGGCATCGGTACCGATGATTTTAATCTCGCCAACCTGCGCTACGGCAAAGTCATTATCATGACCGATGCCGACGTGGACGGTGCACATATTCGCACGCTGCTGCTCACGTTTTTCTTCCGTCACATGCGCCAATTGGTCGAAAACGGTAACTTATACATTGCCCAGCCGCCGCTATATCGCTTGAAAAAAGGTAAAGAAGAAAAATACGCGTTTGATGATGAAGAAAAAGCCGCCATGCTCAAACAGTGGGGCGCCAAAGAAGAAGATACCAATATTCAGCGGTACAAAGGTTTGGGTGAAATGAACCCCGAGCAGCTTTGGTCCACGACGATGGATCCGGACAAACGCGTCATGATGCAGGTGACTATCGAAGATGCAGCGACCGCCGATCACGTGTTTTCTACGTTGATGGGTGACGCCGTCGAACCGCGCCGTAAATTTATCGAAGACAATGCGAAATACGTACGCAATTTGGATGTATAA
- a CDS encoding DUF1801 domain-containing protein, giving the protein MHKDVKAYHGQLSDEDRLICETLYAEISRGLPEAENKVWHAHPVWFLDGNPIVGYSKLKSCIRLLFWSGQSFDEPGLQNEGRFKAAEKRFTSADQVIKKDLARWLKKAKTIQWDYKNIVKRKGVLERLK; this is encoded by the coding sequence ATGCATAAAGATGTTAAAGCCTATCACGGCCAACTCTCCGACGAAGATCGGCTGATCTGCGAAACACTGTACGCTGAGATTAGCCGCGGATTGCCGGAGGCCGAAAACAAAGTATGGCATGCGCATCCGGTTTGGTTTCTTGATGGGAATCCGATTGTCGGATACAGCAAGCTGAAAAGCTGCATTCGATTGCTCTTTTGGAGCGGACAGTCATTTGATGAACCCGGTCTGCAAAATGAAGGCCGTTTCAAAGCAGCGGAAAAACGTTTTACAAGCGCGGATCAGGTTATCAAAAAAGACTTGGCGCGTTGGTTAAAAAAAGCCAAAACGATACAATGGGATTACAAGAATATCGTTAAGCGAAAGGGTGTACTGGAAAGATTGAAATAA
- a CDS encoding DUF721 domain-containing protein → MKPKKTDATPLGEALDKLLKRYKIADRVHEQVVLEQFERLMGTAFTQRAKAVKIEDGLLFLEVVNSVWRQELFYQKRNIIERINSALGEKIVREIVFR, encoded by the coding sequence GTGAAACCCAAAAAAACAGATGCGACGCCGCTCGGTGAAGCGCTGGATAAGTTACTCAAACGTTATAAGATCGCGGATCGTGTACACGAGCAGGTCGTTCTGGAGCAGTTTGAACGCCTCATGGGAACGGCATTTACTCAGCGCGCCAAAGCGGTCAAGATCGAAGACGGACTGCTTTTTTTGGAGGTGGTCAATAGCGTGTGGCGGCAGGAACTTTTTTATCAAAAAAGAAATATTATCGAACGGATCAATTCCGCGTTAGGTGAAAAAATAGTACGCGAAATAGTTTTCCGGTAA
- the recF gene encoding DNA replication/repair protein RecF, which yields MLIRRLRLRDFRNYTDAEIQFAPGLNVITGDNGQGKTSLLEAVYYLCLTKSFKTTEDESAIRFNTSYFDIEGQLARDESSLENDEIRLVVHRAEGKSLLVGKKRQDRFSEHIGRFPAVISAPEDVAIVSGAPGNRRRWLDMALSQLYPVYLKDLLDYRQALKQRNALFAATFLRPDLLAVWDRELATVGARIIRRRLEFVRSFAGWAARVYGELAVVSEQASISYKSTIANADTINRWCETLPDDQSIAEAMAKTIAENRDREMMRQTSLIGPHKDELLLLLNDKAIREFGSQGQLKTMALALKLAEFLHMAERRELQPLLLLDDVFSELDWTRRHNLIRYLENAGQVFLTSADTERDFETKRPIRHFKVINGSVSA from the coding sequence GTGCTCATTCGCCGTCTCAGGCTCCGGGATTTTCGCAATTATACCGACGCGGAAATACAGTTTGCTCCGGGTCTCAATGTGATTACGGGCGATAACGGACAAGGCAAAACGTCGCTGCTGGAAGCCGTTTATTATCTTTGCCTCACTAAAAGTTTTAAAACGACGGAAGACGAATCGGCCATCCGGTTTAATACGTCGTATTTTGATATCGAAGGGCAATTGGCCCGCGATGAAAGTTCTTTGGAAAATGATGAAATACGCCTTGTCGTACATCGTGCGGAAGGCAAATCGCTTTTGGTCGGAAAAAAACGTCAGGATCGTTTTTCGGAACATATCGGACGTTTCCCGGCGGTGATTTCCGCTCCGGAAGATGTAGCGATCGTGTCCGGCGCTCCCGGTAACCGACGCCGCTGGCTTGATATGGCGCTGTCGCAATTATATCCGGTGTACCTCAAAGATTTGTTGGACTATCGGCAGGCTTTGAAACAGCGCAATGCTTTATTTGCCGCCACGTTTTTAAGACCGGATCTGCTTGCGGTTTGGGATCGTGAATTGGCTACGGTCGGTGCGCGTATTATTCGGCGCCGATTGGAGTTTGTACGGTCTTTTGCCGGATGGGCGGCGCGCGTATATGGCGAGTTGGCCGTGGTATCCGAACAGGCATCCATCAGTTATAAAAGTACGATCGCCAATGCGGATACGATAAACAGGTGGTGCGAAACTTTGCCCGACGATCAAAGTATCGCGGAGGCGATGGCTAAAACAATCGCTGAAAACCGCGATCGCGAAATGATGCGCCAAACTTCGCTGATCGGGCCGCACAAAGACGAACTTTTGCTTTTACTTAACGACAAAGCGATACGTGAGTTTGGTTCGCAAGGACAACTCAAAACCATGGCGCTGGCGTTGAAACTGGCCGAGTTTCTACATATGGCCGAACGCCGGGAGTTGCAACCTCTGCTTTTGCTGGATGATGTTTTTTCGGAACTGGATTGGACAAGACGTCATAATCTTATCCGGTATCTTGAAAACGCCGGCCAGGTTTTTTTAACAAGCGCCGATACGGAACGTGATTTTGAAACCAAAAGACCGATCCGGCATTTTAAAGTGATAAACGGAAGTGTAAGTGCGTGA